Below is a genomic region from Rouxiella chamberiensis.
TTGGCGAATTCCTGTGTAAAATTCAGCAACATAGTGAGATATCAACCTATCAGCAAGCCGTCGATTTGCCTATTGTTTCGGCGGCATAATCTGTGCGGATACGGACTGTTATTTTTAGGGATGCGGCAGGTCACGCAAAAAATGAAAATAATCACGGATTGATAAAGAGTAGCTGCGCGGTTGCGCATTTGCCGTGGGGATGTCGAGGCGTGGCTTAATGCTGTATTATCAGGCGCTCCAGTCAGAACCGGAAATGCCTATGAGCACCGCCAACGCCTTTCAGCCCGTCAATTATCAGGTTATCGCTGACAGTATTGCGACGCTGCTGTTTCCGCACGCCGAAGTGATTCTCCATGATCTCGCGACTCAGCGCGTGGTACACATCGCCAACAACCTGTCGAAGCGCAAGATTGGCGATGACTCTGCGCTGGATGAACTGCCGGATGACGCGATGTCGGTGCAAAGCATCGGGCCTTACGAGAAGCTGAACTGGGACGGGCAACGCCTGCGTTCCATCACCAGTATTTTGCGCAACGAGCAGGGCGAGGCGGTGATGGCATTGTGCATTAACCTCAACTATTCGGTGCTGGAACAGGCGCGCGATGCGCTGAACCTGTTCTTTCAGGCCAGCCGCCTCATGCCGCAACCCGATGCGCTGTTTCGTGACGACTGGCAGGAGCGTATCAACACTTTTCTGCATGCCTGGCTGCATAAAAACAATCTGGCGCTGAACAGCCTGAGTCGACAGGATAAACGTCAGCTGGTTGAAGCGCTGTATCACGAACGGGCTTTCGAAGGCCGAAGCGCGGTCGATTACGTGGCAAACGTGCTGTCGATGGGCAGGGCCACCGTCTATAAATATGTGAAGGCCCTACGCGAAACCTCCTCGTTATAAGCCCGGCAGTGCCTCGGCGCAGGCTTGCATGGCATAGTCCGCAATTTGCGCGTCCTGCACGGCAACGCCGGTCAAATCGGCCAGCGTGATTTGCTGGTCATTCTCGCGGCCTCGCGTTTCTCCAGCCAGCAGCCAACCCAGTTCAATCAGCTGTTCCTGCCTGATAAGCCCCTGTTTCAGCGCATGGGAAATCTCGCCGTATCGACGGCATTGTTCGATTGAGTCGACCACAATCACTTCTGCACTCGCGACCAAATCGACATCCAGCTCCTGTTTGCCGCCACCGTCTGCGCCGACGGCCGTGATATGCGTACCCGGCTGGATCCACGCCCGTTGCAGCAGCGCCTCGCGTGAGGGCGTGGTGGTGACAATCAGATTGGCATGGCGCGCGACCTGTTCCGCGTCCTGCGTCGTCTCGACCTCAAAACCCAGTGAAGTGGCGAATTCGCGATAGCTCTCGAGCGCCATGTGGTTGCGGCCCCAGACGGTCAGTCGACGGCACGAGGTCAGCGCCATCAGTTGCTCCAGCTGCATCCGCGCCTGAACGCCGGTGCCGAGAATACCTATGCCGGTAATGACACGTGGCGCCAGCGCGCGGGCAACAATTTGCCCGGCCAGAGCGGTACGGATGCAGGTCAACCAGCCTTCATCCTGCAACAATGCGCGCGGTTGTCCGGTTTTGGCCGACAGCACCAGCATCATGCCGTCATTGCTGGGCAATCCTTTTGCCGGATTGTCATAAAAGCCCGTCGAAATTTTGACGGTAAAATGTTCACTGCCTTCAATCCAGGCGGATTTTACACAACAGTCGCCGTTGGCCTGCCCAAAGATAAAATTTTGTACCGGCGGAACCTGTACCTGTCCGCGCGAATAGGCAATAAATCCGTCGACGAGGCGCTGTGCGGCGACGTTCATCTCCATTGCGCCGACTATCTGGGTCTGACTGTAGATTTTCACTGTACGGCATCCAGAAACTTTTCCAGCAGGATGTTGCGGCCGCAGAGAATAACGGCGACTTTTTTGCCCTGATAATCTGCTGCCAGTTTAATGGCTCCCGCCAACGCAACACCTGCCGCGCCTTCAATCATCCAGCGCTCATGTCGCGCTACGGATTTCATGGCCGCGCGGATTTCCTGGTTCGCTGACCAGCACGGTTCTGTCGATCACTTTCTGGCAGAGCGGAAACGTCATGCTGCCGGGCTCGATGCCGCCTGCGGTGCCGTCGGATAAGGTTTCCTGTTCTTCCATCTCGATAATGTGGCCTGCTTCAAGCGATCGTTGCAGGGTAGGTGCATTGGCGGGCCAGCAGCCGATGATTTCCGTGTCCGGTTTACGCTGTGACAACGCCGCGCCGATGCCC
It encodes:
- a CDS encoding transcriptional regulator, with translation MSTANAFQPVNYQVIADSIATLLFPHAEVILHDLATQRVVHIANNLSKRKIGDDSALDELPDDAMSVQSIGPYEKLNWDGQRLRSITSILRNEQGEAVMALCINLNYSVLEQARDALNLFFQASRLMPQPDALFRDDWQERINTFLHAWLHKNNLALNSLSRQDKRQLVEALYHERAFEGRSAVDYVANVLSMGRATVYKYVKALRETSSL
- a CDS encoding ornithine cyclodeaminase family protein, which produces MKIYSQTQIVGAMEMNVAAQRLVDGFIAYSRGQVQVPPVQNFIFGQANGDCCVKSAWIEGSEHFTVKISTGFYDNPAKGLPSNDGMMLVLSAKTGQPRALLQDEGWLTCIRTALAGQIVARALAPRVITGIGILGTGVQARMQLEQLMALTSCRRLTVWGRNHMALESYREFATSLGFEVETTQDAEQVARHANLIVTTTPSREALLQRAWIQPGTHITAVGADGGGKQELDVDLVASAEVIVVDSIEQCRRYGEISHALKQGLIRQEQLIELGWLLAGETRGRENDQQITLADLTGVAVQDAQIADYAMQACAEALPGL